The Candidatus Micropelagos thuwalensis genome has a window encoding:
- the secG gene encoding preprotein translocase subunit SecG: MSATLLVIHLIITLAMIVLVLLQRSEGGALGIGGGSGGNMFSSRGVGNALTKMTTILAFVFFLTSIGLTVLGSMSGRESILEGYVPTEIDEQTAPAPLMPEIDPPVGPTGTQSDIPLPPVSE; the protein is encoded by the coding sequence ATGTCCGCGACCCTTTTGGTCATTCATCTGATTATCACACTTGCCATGATTGTTCTGGTGCTTCTTCAGCGTTCCGAAGGTGGTGCACTCGGCATCGGTGGAGGTAGCGGCGGCAACATGTTTTCCAGCCGCGGGGTTGGTAATGCCCTGACTAAAATGACGACGATACTGGCCTTTGTGTTTTTCCTGACCAGTATCGGCCTGACAGTTTTGGGTAGCATGTCCGGACGCGAGTCTATCTTGGAAGGTTATGTCCCGACAGAGATTGACGAGCAAACGGCTCCAGCACCGCTCATGCCTGAAATTGATCCGCCTGTTGGACCTACCGGCACACAATCTGACATTCCGCTACCGCCTGTATCTGAATAA
- a CDS encoding peptidylprolyl isomerase, which translates to MLTKIRKIFSGVLGFALIGLLVIAFAAWGVADMFDMVGRGSVAKVGNQKIPTNEYRFRLAQQMDQISRELNEPLSIEQARTFGVDQQVLGRMITLATLNEATDKLGLDVSDDYIRDQIINDPSFAGPGGGFDAPTFRRLLALNGLTEKVFVRDRRNNKTREQMLDAISYATVFPTKLNEIIYTHSLETRKVEYILIQPDMAGVIGDPSEDELRSLYQQVPNIFTEPERRTATILNLSPSNLIDTITVTEEELREEYDILQDDYINAETREVNQLVLTDETEVQKAMDILASGKEFEDVAQALNQKVSDTDLGEMSRGDFIADELADLAFSLEEGQTSGIINGPLGKVIMKVRKINEQTVQSFEDIKEEIRLKLAQEKAEDDLVVLSENIYDRLSGGSSLEALSEESNLELLRVENISRDGALENGSINEIIGKKEKVMSRIFESDMGQEAGAVELEDGSLIWIRVDGIMPERVSPFEDVREKATQQWKSRERRALLEGLAEHIVSEGNKGKKFSELADEVGKSPITSPAVNRQTDDETFSRQAVRKLFVAEEGEFTWSQVGFGESLIVMRVAEIVKPDLNNKIMLNAFMSSANQSVNDAVLTQLIRDFQNELGVSVDNQTLEAQLSSFQQ; encoded by the coding sequence ATGCTGACAAAAATCAGAAAAATATTTAGCGGAGTGCTTGGCTTTGCACTCATCGGATTGCTTGTGATTGCTTTCGCCGCATGGGGCGTTGCGGATATGTTTGACATGGTCGGACGCGGCAGTGTCGCTAAGGTAGGTAATCAAAAAATTCCGACTAATGAATATCGCTTCCGTCTGGCCCAACAAATGGATCAGATTTCACGCGAGCTCAACGAGCCTCTTAGTATTGAACAGGCACGTACATTCGGTGTAGACCAGCAGGTTCTTGGCAGAATGATCACCCTCGCAACTTTGAATGAAGCCACAGATAAACTCGGATTGGATGTTAGTGACGATTATATCAGAGATCAGATTATCAATGACCCCAGCTTCGCTGGGCCAGGGGGCGGCTTTGATGCGCCGACATTTCGTCGTCTTCTTGCTCTGAATGGTCTGACCGAAAAAGTATTTGTTCGTGACAGACGCAACAACAAAACACGTGAGCAAATGCTTGATGCGATTTCATATGCCACTGTTTTTCCTACTAAGTTGAACGAAATTATCTACACGCACTCGCTTGAAACCCGAAAAGTGGAATATATCCTCATCCAGCCGGATATGGCGGGTGTAATAGGTGACCCGTCTGAAGATGAACTCCGCTCACTTTATCAGCAAGTACCAAACATCTTTACCGAGCCGGAACGACGTACCGCTACAATTTTGAACCTCTCACCAAGTAACCTCATTGATACAATCACAGTGACAGAAGAGGAGTTACGGGAAGAATATGACATCCTGCAAGATGATTATATCAATGCCGAAACGCGGGAAGTTAACCAACTTGTACTGACAGATGAAACCGAAGTCCAGAAAGCAATGGATATTTTGGCGTCCGGAAAAGAGTTTGAGGATGTTGCGCAAGCACTCAATCAAAAAGTTTCAGACACTGATTTAGGTGAAATGTCACGCGGAGACTTTATCGCCGATGAACTGGCTGACCTTGCCTTTAGTCTTGAAGAGGGTCAAACAAGCGGGATTATCAACGGCCCACTTGGCAAAGTCATCATGAAAGTGCGGAAGATAAATGAACAAACTGTACAGTCATTCGAAGATATTAAAGAAGAAATTAGATTAAAATTAGCTCAGGAAAAAGCCGAAGATGATTTGGTTGTCCTCTCCGAAAATATATATGACCGCCTCTCAGGTGGGAGCTCGCTGGAAGCCTTATCTGAGGAGAGCAACCTCGAGTTACTTCGGGTAGAAAATATTTCCCGTGATGGGGCCTTAGAGAACGGCTCAATTAATGAGATTATCGGCAAAAAAGAAAAAGTGATGAGCCGCATTTTTGAGTCCGACATGGGCCAAGAAGCCGGCGCCGTTGAGCTTGAAGATGGCAGTCTGATTTGGATACGTGTTGACGGTATCATGCCCGAGCGTGTTAGCCCATTTGAAGATGTACGTGAAAAAGCAACCCAGCAATGGAAGTCCAGAGAGCGTCGAGCTTTACTTGAGGGTCTTGCTGAGCATATTGTCAGCGAGGGTAATAAGGGCAAGAAATTCTCCGAACTTGCCGATGAAGTCGGAAAATCGCCAATTACATCGCCCGCTGTTAATAGACAAACAGATGATGAGACCTTTTCGAGACAAGCTGTTCGTAAACTTTTTGTCGCCGAAGAAGGGGAATTCACTTGGAGTCAGGTTGGTTTCGGAGAGAGTTTGATTGTTATGCGTGTGGCTGAAATTGTAAAGCCAGACCTCAACAATAAAATAATGCTGAATGCTTTTATGTCATCCGCAAATCAATCGGTGAATGATGCCGTGCTCACCCAGCTAATTCGAGATTTCCAAAATGAGTTAGGTGTGAGTGTAGACAATCAGACATTGGAAGCGCAGCTTAGCAGCTTTCAACAATGA
- the tpiA gene encoding triose-phosphate isomerase — protein sequence MSIRPAIIGNWKMNGSGRDVKLVRRFADFLDKQKIVADVMICPPSTLIDRLGEAIKGAKLKIGAQNCHIEPSGAFTGDVSVLMLKDAGAKAVIVGHSERRTEYGETDKQVCQKAQAVIGQGLQAIICLGETRQQFNKGQTLQVVGRQLRGSLPSTATPQNTLIAYEPVWAIGSGRTPKPADIIRTHAHLRKTLLKLHPKSGAKFRILYGGSVSAANAADILALENVNGALVGGASLSFKDFTAILKSF from the coding sequence ATGTCGATAAGACCTGCGATTATCGGAAACTGGAAGATGAACGGTTCCGGCAGGGATGTAAAGTTGGTTCGCCGATTTGCTGATTTTCTTGATAAGCAAAAGATTGTTGCTGACGTCATGATTTGCCCGCCCTCAACCCTTATTGACCGTTTGGGCGAGGCCATAAAAGGCGCAAAACTCAAAATCGGAGCGCAAAACTGTCATATCGAGCCGTCCGGCGCGTTTACGGGTGATGTCAGCGTGCTCATGTTGAAAGATGCAGGCGCCAAGGCTGTGATTGTCGGGCATTCAGAGCGACGAACCGAATATGGTGAAACAGACAAACAAGTCTGCCAAAAAGCACAAGCGGTCATCGGGCAGGGGTTACAGGCAATTATCTGTTTAGGCGAAACTCGCCAGCAATTTAACAAGGGGCAAACTTTGCAGGTTGTCGGTCGTCAGTTGCGAGGATCTTTACCGTCAACTGCGACGCCGCAAAACACTTTAATTGCTTATGAACCAGTCTGGGCGATTGGGTCGGGGCGAACACCAAAACCCGCCGATATTATCAGGACACATGCACATTTGCGGAAAACCTTGCTGAAACTTCATCCTAAATCAGGCGCTAAGTTTAGAATTCTTTATGGTGGGTCTGTTTCCGCGGCGAATGCGGCTGACATTTTGGCGCTGGAGAATGTTAACGGTGCGCTGGTTGGTGGTGCGAGCCTGTCATTTAAGGATTTCACAGCTATTCTTAAATCATTTTAA
- the kdsA gene encoding 3-deoxy-8-phosphooctulonate synthase, which yields MMQMKLDKWNIAIGDGAPLVVMAGLNVLEDEALALEVCAELKFICADLGLPYIFKASFDKANRSSVSSYRGPGEADGLAMLTKVKATHNVPIVTDLHTPAQAEPVAAIADVVQLPAFLVRQTDLVVAAAKAVGAQQGWLHVKKAQFLAPWDCANIITKAREVSPDVQIILCERGTSFGYNNLIVDMLGIAEMKKLGVPVTMDATHAVQLPGADPRTAHAQGGSASTGGRREGVPVLAKAAVAAGANGVFLEFHPEPDSALCDAPSCLPLSGARDLLSQLKVLHEAVS from the coding sequence GTGATGCAAATGAAACTTGATAAATGGAATATCGCGATTGGGGACGGTGCGCCCTTGGTTGTGATGGCAGGGCTGAATGTGCTGGAGGATGAAGCGCTGGCGTTAGAGGTCTGTGCCGAGTTGAAATTTATCTGTGCCGATTTGGGCTTGCCGTATATTTTCAAGGCGAGTTTCGATAAAGCCAATCGCTCATCCGTGAGCAGTTATCGCGGGCCGGGAGAGGCGGACGGCCTTGCCATGCTCACCAAGGTCAAGGCCACGCATAATGTGCCGATTGTGACCGACCTGCACACGCCCGCGCAAGCCGAACCCGTGGCGGCGATTGCCGATGTGGTGCAACTGCCGGCTTTCTTGGTACGCCAGACGGATTTGGTCGTCGCGGCGGCAAAGGCCGTGGGCGCGCAACAAGGCTGGTTACATGTTAAGAAAGCGCAGTTTCTCGCCCCGTGGGATTGCGCGAATATCATCACCAAAGCGCGCGAGGTGTCGCCAGATGTGCAGATTATCCTGTGCGAGCGCGGCACGAGTTTTGGCTATAATAATCTGATTGTCGATATGCTCGGCATTGCCGAGATGAAAAAGCTCGGTGTGCCGGTGACGATGGATGCCACCCATGCGGTTCAGCTTCCCGGTGCCGACCCGCGCACCGCCCATGCTCAGGGGGGGAGCGCGTCCACAGGCGGGCGGCGCGAAGGTGTGCCGGTGCTGGCGAAAGCAGCCGTGGCGGCGGGCGCGAATGGTGTGTTTCTTGAATTCCACCCCGAGCCGGATAGCGCGCTGTGCGACGCACCGAGTTGCTTGCCCCTCAGTGGCGCCCGCGACCTGCTCAGTCAGCTTAAGGTCTTGCACGAAGCGGTGAGTTAG
- a CDS encoding 6-pyruvoyl trahydropterin synthase family protein, producing the protein MQLTREFCFDAAHCLENYDPGHPNRRIHGHSFRVRVTLTGMPDNKTGQIVDLAEFGTILEHLRQQLDHHMLNEIDGLETPTLENICLWLWEHLMPDLPDLSAVEVFRDSLGQSCLYQGSRHVN; encoded by the coding sequence ATGCAACTGACACGTGAATTTTGTTTTGATGCGGCACACTGCCTCGAGAATTACGACCCCGGTCATCCGAACCGCCGGATACATGGTCACTCCTTTCGTGTGCGCGTAACCCTGACGGGCATGCCGGACAACAAAACCGGACAGATTGTTGACCTTGCTGAATTCGGCACGATTTTGGAACATCTGCGCCAGCAACTTGACCATCACATGCTGAACGAGATTGACGGTCTGGAAACGCCGACGCTGGAGAATATTTGTCTCTGGCTGTGGGAACATCTGATGCCCGACCTGCCGGATTTGAGCGCGGTGGAAGTCTTCCGCGATAGTCTCGGTCAGTCCTGCCTTTATCAGGGAAGTCGTCATGTCAACTAA
- the queF gene encoding preQ(1) synthase, with amino-acid sequence MSTKQGSDTTGSTMLGQQTPMPNSPDEAVLERVPNPHPDTLYVARFAVPEFTSICPKTGQPDFARLIIDYVPEKYLVESKSFKLFMGSFRNHGAFHEDCTIEIAKRLIACMEPRWLRIGGYWYPRGGIPIDVFYQTGEPPADLYIPDQDVASYSGR; translated from the coding sequence ATGTCAACTAAACAGGGAAGCGACACAACTGGCAGCACCATGCTTGGGCAACAAACGCCCATGCCCAACTCACCCGATGAGGCGGTGCTGGAGCGTGTGCCGAACCCGCATCCCGACACCTTATATGTTGCGCGATTTGCCGTGCCGGAATTCACCTCAATTTGCCCCAAAACAGGCCAGCCGGATTTTGCACGCCTGATTATCGACTATGTGCCGGAAAAATATTTGGTCGAAAGTAAAAGTTTTAAGCTCTTTATGGGCAGTTTTCGCAACCATGGCGCGTTTCATGAGGATTGCACCATCGAAATCGCAAAACGCCTGATTGCATGCATGGAACCCCGCTGGCTGAGGATTGGCGGCTACTGGTATCCGCGTGGCGGTATCCCGATTGATGTGTTTTACCAGACCGGCGAACCCCCTGCCGACCTCTACATCCCCGATCAAGACGTCGCCTCCTATTCGGGACGCTAA
- a CDS encoding CTP synthase, whose translation MARFIFITGGVVSSLGKGLASAALGALLQARGYSVKLRKLDPYLNVDPGTMSPYQHGEVFVTDDGAETDLDLGHYERFTGVPASKGDNVTTGQIYQQIITSERRGDYLGGTVQVIPHVTDAIKSFVRAETDDVDFVLCEIGGTVGDIEGLPFFEAIRQLGNDLPRSHCIYIHLTLLPYIPAAGEMKTKPTQHSVKELRSIGIQPDILLCRCDRPIPEGEKRKIALFCNVRESAVIMAQDVDTIYAVPEAYHMEGLDTEVLESFGMSDAPLPDLTRWRRVVEPVRAPEGEVNIAIVGKYTELKDAYKSLTEALQHGGIANRVRVNFEWQDAEVFEREDAAAYLEKVHGILVPGGFGERGSEGKIAAANFARTRNVPYFGICFGMQMAVLEAARNLAGIKDASSTEFGVNGTPLIGLMTEWMKDDQLETRGIDVDMGGTMRLGAYQARLAAGSKVADIYGSEVISERHRHRYEVNMAYRDQLEATGLSFSGVSPDGLLPEIVEFKDHPWYIGVQYHPELKSRPFEPHPLFSSFIEAALNQSRLV comes from the coding sequence ATGGCGCGATTTATCTTTATCACCGGCGGCGTGGTTTCCTCACTCGGAAAAGGCCTGGCATCTGCGGCTCTTGGGGCATTGCTTCAAGCCCGAGGTTATTCTGTAAAGCTCCGGAAACTTGACCCTTATCTTAATGTTGATCCGGGTACGATGAGTCCCTATCAGCACGGCGAGGTGTTTGTCACGGATGATGGCGCTGAGACAGATCTCGATCTCGGTCACTATGAACGCTTTACGGGCGTTCCAGCCAGCAAGGGTGATAACGTCACCACTGGACAGATTTACCAGCAGATTATCACCAGCGAACGCCGTGGCGATTATCTTGGCGGCACGGTGCAAGTTATTCCGCATGTGACGGATGCGATTAAATCTTTTGTGCGCGCGGAAACGGATGATGTTGATTTTGTGCTTTGTGAAATTGGCGGCACGGTTGGCGATATTGAAGGCCTCCCGTTTTTTGAGGCCATTCGTCAGCTAGGGAATGATTTGCCGCGCAGTCATTGCATTTATATTCACCTGACACTCTTGCCTTATATTCCTGCGGCGGGTGAGATGAAAACCAAGCCGACACAACACTCGGTTAAAGAGTTACGCTCCATCGGTATTCAGCCGGATATTTTGTTGTGCCGGTGTGACCGCCCGATACCTGAAGGTGAGAAACGCAAAATTGCGCTGTTCTGTAATGTGCGCGAGAGCGCTGTCATTATGGCGCAGGATGTCGATACGATTTATGCCGTGCCTGAAGCATATCATATGGAGGGGCTGGACACGGAGGTGCTGGAGTCTTTCGGCATGAGCGATGCGCCACTACCTGACCTTACACGCTGGCGGCGCGTGGTTGAGCCGGTGCGCGCTCCCGAAGGCGAGGTGAATATCGCCATTGTCGGCAAATACACGGAATTGAAAGACGCCTATAAGTCACTCACCGAAGCGCTACAACATGGCGGCATTGCCAATCGTGTGCGGGTCAATTTTGAATGGCAGGATGCAGAGGTTTTTGAGCGCGAAGATGCCGCGGCTTATTTGGAAAAGGTGCACGGCATTTTGGTGCCAGGCGGTTTTGGTGAGCGCGGGTCGGAGGGCAAGATTGCCGCCGCAAATTTTGCCCGCACGCGCAATGTGCCATATTTTGGTATTTGCTTTGGTATGCAGATGGCGGTTTTGGAAGCTGCGCGGAATCTCGCCGGCATTAAGGATGCCAGTTCAACCGAGTTTGGCGTCAATGGAACGCCTCTGATTGGCTTGATGACGGAATGGATGAAGGATGACCAGCTTGAGACCCGTGGCATTGATGTCGATATGGGCGGCACAATGCGGCTGGGTGCTTATCAGGCGAGACTTGCGGCGGGCAGTAAGGTCGCTGATATTTACGGCAGTGAGGTGATTTCCGAACGCCACCGCCACCGTTATGAAGTGAATATGGCATATCGTGATCAGCTTGAGGCGACGGGGCTGTCGTTTTCGGGTGTTTCGCCGGATGGACTGTTGCCGGAGATTGTCGAGTTTAAAGACCACCCGTGGTATATCGGCGTTCAGTATCACCCCGAATTAAAATCGCGGCCTTTTGAGCCGCACCCGTTATTTTCGTCATTCATTGAGGCGGCGCTCAACCAGAGCAGACTTGTATAG